One genomic region from Yamadazyma tenuis chromosome 4, complete sequence encodes:
- a CDS encoding uncharacterized protein (COG:S; EggNog:ENOG503P2SV) produces MKFLTSRSLIYIRTIFLFTGAFWVSTDPKSLIHSNFVLLLAEAMQLPIIPVDKKSPSNGLIAMFMTITALSDLIPCMADNVQYFETVVPTRLFGFFCLCAYTYLIEDRIFSNSVVFVYSFLEIWLNLLIFNNLRDEKYVRLKEYINEHGEEMQQEASEHVRVIED; encoded by the coding sequence ATGAAGTTTTTAACCTCCAGATCTTTGATATACATAAGAACCATCTTCCTTTTCACAGGAGCGTTCTGGGTGTCAACCGACCCCAAGTCCCTCATTCACTCCAACTTTGTGTTACTTTTGGCCGAAGCCATGCAGTTGCCCATCATTCCAGTGGATAAAAAAAGCCCTCTGAACGGATTAATAGCCATGTTTATGACCATCACCGCCCTAAGCGACTTGATCCCATGTATGGCTGATAACGTTCAATACTTCGAGACGGTAGTGCCTACACGTTTGTTTGGCTTCTTCTGCTTGTGTGCCTACACATATTTGATCGAGGACAGAATATTCAGTAATAGCGTGGTATTTGTGTACTCGTTTTTGGAGATTTGGTTGAACctcttgatcttcaacaacttgcGGGACGAGAAGTATGTGCGGTTGAAGGAATACATCAACGAACACGGGGAGGAGATGCAGCAGGAGGCGTCTGAACACGTGAGAGTCATTGAAGATTAG